Below is a genomic region from Nilaparvata lugens isolate BPH chromosome 8, ASM1435652v1, whole genome shotgun sequence.
TGTAAaggataatatttcaattttgccaaaatagaaaaatattctatttgattgtttttttacTTACAAAGAGTAAGGTTGAAAAGTCCTTGTGTATTGATGGGTATCCTGGCTATATTTCCCACTAATTCATATTTGCCAATAGATTCCAAGCGATCGTAGTGAGCTTCAAATTCCAAAATAAGCTTGGTGGGATCATTGACTTTTGCCctatagaaaaaaaatcattcatcttATTAGAATTCaacaaataacaatttattggTGTGTTTAAATCCCATTTTTATTGCTAGTGGAATTTTATTACTCAGAATAAAGATGAACACTGAACAGCTTtgttaaaaacaaaaaattgacgTAGCATGAGCAGCTTTTTCTTTCTTCGTTcagttttatatttgaaataaatatattctgaTTAAAATATTGGAAGGGCTAATTAATATTCTCTACACTAGCAATATATAACCGCAATGAAAGAAATCTTCAAAAGAACCTAGCAACAAAGATTAAAAACCATGTACCATTGATTTtaactaaataaaaaaaaagattgattgagtacctATACTTCATTTTTGTAGATTAATATATATTCTGGCTTAtgcacttatatacaatagcttacaatacagcaaagttttagatgaatttacataatataataaaccaagaaaataattattactgtatatGATATAACGTATAAGGAAAgaacaatttggaataactatagataatattgttatgaatctacataaattggcggagctttggacatatcaataaataagagGATACTAGAGACTGGTGGTAGtggtttcaattttattttttaatacttAGATGAATGACTagaaacttgtaatttattgtaatgaattaCCTGGCATCCACAACTTTGATGTTTGATAATTTGTAAATCTTGACATCCTTGACCTTGGTATCCCCACTAACCATGCTGCTCTTGTATGTGAACTCCATGTCATCCATCTCCATGGGGTCTAATGATGGCAGTCCCAATTCAGGAATACCTATTAAATACCATAATAtctaaaaaatttaaaactgcaAACATGAATACTGTATTgaagtagaataaaaatatcattcagAACGCTTttatatttcaacaaaaaatataaaagtgaCTATGGGAACTCTGTAGGTCTATATGTAtgggaataatacaataattggcTTTGCAATGTGAAAATTGCGAAGGAAAATGTTTTAGGATTTAAGAGAAAATTGGCCAAGAATGCAATAATTGCCTTCTCAATGTGAATTTAACAAAGGAAATGCTTTAGGACTTGACAGAAAATTTGCCTAGTAAGGTACCGGTAATGATTATTGTATTCAAGCtcaaaaattgtcaaataaaaattaatattgcttgataaattgacaagAGATTTGAATCAGTAATATATTGAACTAATGATAGGTACCTCCAATTGTGTTCGAATGTAAAGAATTGCAAGAtccttatcattattatttcattttaaacattaaaatgAAATACTACAATATAGTGGAATATAATACACTGGGgcaaaatataataaaggaactAGCAATTCTCTATAATTAAtgttgtgcaaaggctaaaaataaactttctactggtgatatttttcaaagtttttcgatttgtatactctcaagctatcaaaattgaaaagttttctcaggaaaacatttttttcgatcattactttttgagatatgagcgcctaaagttcaaatttttgtgccagaacattttaagttcggtgaaagataaaaccatgagattttaaggatagattctccatggtattgttgatctaataaaacaaaaattttctgaaaatataaatttttgataaagtcaattttctaaaaatgacCAGAAATAACTTTTAGTCGAGTTATTTtcggtaaattgaataactttatcaaaaattgatattttcagaaaatttttgttttattagatcaacaataccatgaagaatctatccttaaaatatcatggttttatctttcaccaaacttgaaatgttctggcacaaaaatttgaactttaggcgctcatatctcaaaaagtaacgatcaaaaaaaagttttcgtgagaaaactttttaattttgatagcttgatcaaaagctttgaaaaatatcaccagtagaaagttcaattttagcctttgcacagccttaaatccTCAAGTAGCTCTATCAAAGCAAGGTAGATAGATAAAATATGCTACTTGATTAAATATCAGTGTTAAGTGAGGTTCACAGATTTTAAATATTTGCAAtaggaaaaatatttatcaatcagTTTTAAACGTGAATCGTTTGATAATTTATAgtgatttacaaaataataaaacagcATGTATTATGGCAATCATACCTGATTTCACATTTGGGACTAGGTGTTGTATTATATCTTTTATGCACTTATTGAGATTTGGATCATCTCGGTAGCATACCTCCATCAATGGCATTCCTGGAAATAATAAGTGGAGggtcaatttgaataaatatgtgACAGCAGAATGAACTACTATGCAAATGGAAATTGCAATATTTATAGCTCTCGAATAACTTCTTTGAAAATGGTTGAAtcttgaatataaaaatataagtttGACGCATAAGTTTTTTTATATAACTTAAATATAAGCTCCTCAAGAAAAATTTGAAGCAACGAATTTCAAATGAACTCAATTGGTTGATTTACCTTAAAGCATTTTTATTATGATATACTACTGTACGGTATAGCCTATTcttcaacacaaaaatatggAATAGGTACGGTTGCAATAGTTacatatttatttgtaataagtTAATATTAGAATGTGATAAATAATCGAATAGAATAGAgttgattattcatttttaagacTTTAATAAGTTTTATGTCCTTCCTTTGGATAGTCTTCCAATAagttttatacaattttaaatctATATCAATAATCTagtaaatatttacaaaaaatcacTTTACTGTTcactaaaaatatttttaataggcTGATAAGTGACAAAACTTCACTGCTGTCTTTaccattgatttattgaaatgatGATTACTAGCTTTGGTCCCAGCACCAAGAATCTCGAAAATGTACAAGCCTCCGAaactaaaataatcaaatttatatgtATACGGTACCAGTACCAGAACATATTCTATGCAACTAAGGAAAGAAATGACACTATGAAAAGGAACTCGACTACTAAAAATTAAAAGTCCATAATAATTATAGGtagtagaaaaaaaaattgtatcacTAACCTGCAGATGCATAGTCATCATTTTCCCAGTCCTCATACTCAAGGGCATGCAGTTTGGAATCAGTCAACACTAGGATAAGAACCataaattggataaaaaccaTATTACAACTTCTATAAAGTCTCTGCTAGCTGTGATTATCCTGACAAGAGGTGTGAAGGAACTAAACTTAGTTCAAGCTCACACGGATAGAGACTGCACCAATAAAAAACATGATCCATAATGATAACAATCCTTTTAAACGTGACAAAAGAGAGTGTCATCTTCACCTCCATCTTACTTATCAGTGAGGTACCGTTGGTATACTTTGATGAACAATAGCGAGCGCTCAAGTTAATTATAATGAAGTGATGATGACTTGTAGTTTGGTATGTATGCCAGTAGCAGGATCAAGAGTATATTATATGCCTATTATCTTGTTTTGATCGTCGACATAAATTAGAAACCGATTGATACTTGATAAATTCGAATGCAAATCGCAGTGCAGCATTTTAGGGAAAGCTTAAACAGTATTTCTAATTGGAATGATAGAAGACATTTGTTATTCCTAATAGCTTGAAATgattaatttttacaaataaatatttttttgacagAGATGTAAGTTATACCTTCTGGAGAAGTACTGTGGTTTCAATAAGTCAAAAATCATAATATGGTTTGTAAAAAAGTCTTGAAATCTTGGTACCGTATATAATATAAGAAGACTACGGTACAGTACTTCTTCAGCAAGATAAATTGatggaatgaaaataattaagtttgAGATTAtaggaataataaaaaatagagcaTAGAACTTAAACTAACAAAACTAATGTCTCATTTCTGAGATCTGAGACAATACAAATCTGTACCCTGCACGTTCAAGAACACTGAAACATAGCACTAGTCATCTTTTCTGACTATTTATCATCATAAAAGTGTAAACTAATTGAGAGATAGAAATAGAAGTAATTGAGATGTGAAGTAATTGTCAACAATAATTAAGATACTGTATATCATCAACTATTATACTAATATCATCTTACAAACGTCGTGAacctattttttcatttcaacctGGGATGAGTTAATTACTCAATTCatatttgtagaaaaataataatttctaaataTATACGTGAAAAGATCGCCAATTTGAGTAACATTTTGAAGATACTAAGGAAGTTGATTTCCCCACCTGAtcagatttttttcttcaattttcaatgacTTCAGTTTTTTTATGGATTTTGTCTATACTCGAATGTTGTCTAGGTCCTTAGAAAAATCTAGGGACCTATAcatgatagatagataaatgacttttatttacactttacaataaaagtgatgtgggcgaaattgaggcaatagaagccccctcttccatttaACCCACGATGATGagttacataaaaataataatatacattacaatttgaaattaaatgataattaaaaattataaggaAACTAATAATCAATTtgctacaaattgaataaattaagaggaaaaaaagagaaaactaaaAGCAAGAAATCTTAATAGTGAATAAATCTCAATCACACaaaacattcacacacacacacacacaatcacACTTACACCTCTAAAGAACATAGAGTAAAACCACCTAGTTAAGCCCTCCCCCCTGATCCAGGCCACGACAGCCGCACTGAACCGGCGTTGACTGTCGAGCAGCCTAATATGAGCTGGCAGTGAGTTCCATAATCTAATCGCACTAACATGGAATGACTTATTATATAGCTCAGTTCTGTGAATTGGAACGGACAATGAGCAAGCTCCATGACGCGTCCCACCCCTGCCAACATCACCCATGAAGCGAAACCCCGCTGCCAAGTAATTGGGAGACCgagatttcaagagtttgaagaggAACATGAGTGCATGGAGACTCCTGTATTCGTGCAGTCTTAGAAGTTTGAGCTGTCCAAAGTATTGAGTAATATGTTCGTCACGTCGTAAACCAAAGATGAAGCGCACACAGTAATTCTGAGCGCGCTGCAATCTCTGAGTAAGTTGAACATTCATGTCCATAGTCACTAAGTCACAGTAGAAAAAAAAGGGGAATATCAATGTTTTAACTAACATGATTTTAGTAGGAAAAGGTAACAGGCATGAGGGAGGAGAGTGGAGGAAGCGACACAACAGAGAACTTCGAGACCTTTATAGGGAGCCACATGTAGTATGCGAGTTCAAGTGTAGAAGGATTAGATGGGCTGCGCATGTTTTGAGAAGAAAAGAGGACAGCAATCTCAATCAAGTGTTGAAAAGAAATCCAGAAGGACGACGACCGAGAGGAAGACCACGACGGAAATGGTGGAGTCAAGTGAAGGCCGATATGGAGAGAATTGGAGCAACCGAGGAGGACGCGGAGAATCAAGAGAGGTGGAGGGGCTTTGTTGGTGCGGCTAAATATCTACTTAGATATGTATGGCCATGGCAGTAAGTAATTAAGTTGAATGTTGTCTACCATAACTCTGATAATAACAAAGGATCAGTCTATCCTCTatcacagtaggcctacttgaaaaattgtaactgaTTCGAAAGTTAGACTGATCTAATAGAAGACCTGTCTTTAATTCTAGGAATCACAGAAGGCGAGAGAATAaaacataaattgaaaaatatcaaaatatttatttttctggtttttaatataaaatgagtatcaaagaaaaacataaaatcCAATCTGGatgataaaataaatgagaaaagaaaaattcttCACAATCTTGTGGAATAACAGACACCATTATTACATCAAACAAACATAAATAATCTATGATTTGATTACAATTTACAAATTGGCCTTAAGATACTTGAATGCATTTATAATTATGGAAGTTTTTGATCAGCGTATAAGGTAATCATCATAGTTTGTGATTTTTGAAGAACCGATTATAAAAGCGAATTTCCAACAGATTCTTTTGCAATTTCTTTTCAGAGTTCAGTTGTCAGGCTCTGAAAAATGATTGAACTATGCATGGAGatgacacaaaacaaaattaatgtgaaatgaaAATCATATCGGTAATTTATAGTTTTGATTAAAAATTGCAACTATTTCATTGATTGTAATCAATAACTATTCCGGTTACGGTACtcaaatgataattttcaatttatactattaaaataaacttattttaattttattttcaattgatttataAAAGTTCCTTTTTTTACACTAATACTGCTAATgctctaataaattttcaattagagGAACAAATAAATCTTACAAGCGTAATACTTCAATACTTTTGAAAGTAATAATGAACAATACTAAACTGTTAATACCGGATAAATGATGTAATTGCACCAATGGAAACAGCAAATGTATTATGATTCCCATACAATGCTTAATTTGGGAATATGCATGAACAATATAACTACAAGAAgcattaataaaatactgtatttttgtATTCTGAGTGACATTAAATGAGTTACTAATACCAAATCAATATTTGAATggtaagaattaatattgaatgtGATATCAagagaataattcattttcacaatgTTAATCGTAATAGCCACctctaaattttataatattgttcgGTATCTCAAGGCACATAATTCACAGCCTTTCATTTGCATTGACTATTGCATTTCCTTCTCAAAGTACATATATGCAGAAAAATTGCTTCAAGGAAGAAACTGCAATAACTATACCTTGACCCTGAAAATTCCCTTCAACACGATACAAATAATGGAATGTTGTAGAAGttcagaaaataattgataagtagttcatataataaattgattattgataatatgaGCTCTCTACTATTTATCGATTaatgaaaacataataaattccACGATTAAGTGGATTAAACAATTTGTACTATGAACTAAAATTATAACTCCCGTAGAACAATCGAAAGCTCGTGAAGTTCTGGTAGAACTTCCAATACAGAACAAAAACTAGTCTAGACTAGATTAATCTATGACTTTGGATAGAATATCTGATTTCATAAAcattatatgaaaaagtaaaCAAAACCGTATTACTGCTAATAAGAATGAATTCAACAAAGGTAATTTAAATTGCATGTTTATGAAACACTATAAACTAACGGTAGATTGAACTACCAATCTGATCTGATTGATCAGATATCGGTGGTAGAGTAAAGAGATGAGACATCAGTCTTGTGGTTCAAACTCTCCTCGTTCTTGTTCAATTGTCCTCGGTATCTTCTTCTCTAACTCTGCCCTCACATACATTTGAATCATTGCAGCTCTCCGAAGCATTAAATGGTAGTTCCAGCTGGAAAAAATACTGTTATCAAGCAAAATAGCAGTGCAATGTCTATAGCTAGAACAACTAAAAATGCTAAGTAACAATTGAATTTTTGTACAGTCAGAAGAAAGAAATaccattattgaccgagcgaagtgaggtatacgattcaagtcgacagttttgcatttctcttcatgtatttatgattatatttatgttccgcatttacggcaaaacgcggcaatagattttcataaaatttgacaggtatgttcctttttagtCCAGGCAATCAATGCtcaaaaagggtatagagggaaaagtttgggagacaatttttgaccccgcagttctgtttagggtaggtAAGggaaggaggtaaacatatcaaaagtctccacccctaccccttgtgcttagtgggtgggggtggttcaaagatacaattttttggtttctcgcatataacacgaaaactatgtatcttacggacataatttaaaattaaatgctctataagctcataatcaccATGGATTTTTctcatcgatttttgaaaagttacaagagtaaaaatataagaatattgtgGGCGAACAGGGCTTTTTTccaaaatgtcacatctttaaGAATGGATATTTCGAAAACTAGataagatatagaaaaagttgtaaaattactattgtaggaaataatgtaagctttaattctgtatataacagttatgtccgtaagataTATAGTTTTCgtgttatatgcgagaaaccaaaaaattgtaccttttaaccacccccaccccctaaGCACAAGGGGTATGgttggggacttttgatatgtttacctccttactaccctaaacag
It encodes:
- the LOC120348878 gene encoding circadian clock-controlled protein daywake-like; translation: MVFIQFMVLILVLTDSKLHALEYEDWENDDYASAGMPLMEVCYRDDPNLNKCIKDIIQHLVPNVKSGIPELGLPSLDPMEMDDMEFTYKSSMVSGDTKVKDVKIYKLSNIKVVDARAKVNDPTKLILEFEAHYDRLESIGKYELVGNIARIPINTQGLFNLTLYDVTFMYTVKGDLITGRDGEEYMELKHFQYLHSNKGIGNLKLHATNLVEKNAFLNMFAIRFLNQFWKPISRELIPIIDPMIDRFTTRFFNNIFLRIPYNMLFPQSRIGCLVMTEIFIIYIFCFY